One Gavia stellata isolate bGavSte3 chromosome 34, bGavSte3.hap2, whole genome shotgun sequence DNA window includes the following coding sequences:
- the LOC132320216 gene encoding olfactory receptor 14J1-like, translated as MYFFLLNLSFFDLGSVSTTLPKSMANSLWDTRAISYRGCAAQVFFFSFLIAAEYSLLTVMSYDHYVAICKPLHYGTLLGSRACVHMAAAAWGSGFLNALLHTANTFSLPLCQGNALDQFFCEIPQILRLSCSDSDYHREVWLIAFSSFLLLGCFVFIVLSYVQIFRAVLRIPSEQGRQKAFSTCLPHLVVVSLFISTAMVAYLKPPSISSPLLNLMVSLLYSVVPPAVNPLIYSMRNQELKDALRKLVTGCLSAAIGCLPSSAAASQRLS; from the coding sequence atgtacttcttcctcctcaacctctctttTTTTGACCTGGGCTCCgtctccaccactctccccaaatccatggccaattccctgtgggacaccagggccatctcctatcGGGGATGTGCTGctcaagtttttttcttttcctttctaataGCAGCAGAGTATTCTCTCCTCACAGTCATGTCCTATGACCACTACgtggccatctgcaaacccctgcactacgggaccctcctgggcagcagagcttgtgtccacatggcagcagctgcctggggcagtgggtttctcaatgctctgctgcacacggccaataccttttcactaccactctgccaaggcaatgccctggaccagttcttctgtgaaatcccccagatcctcaggctctcctgctcagactcagACTACCACAGGGAAGTTTGGCTTATTGCTTTTAGTTCTTTTCTacttttggggtgttttgttttcattgtgctgtcttatgtgcagatcttcagggctgtgctgaggatcccctctgagcagggacggcagaaagccttttccacctgcctccctcacctggtcGTGGTCTCCCTCTTTATCAGTACTGCCATggttgcctacctgaagccgccctccatctcctccccacttcTCAATCTGATGGTGTCACTTCTGTACtcagtggtgcctccagcagtgaaccccctcatctacagcatgaggaaccaggagctcaaggatgccctgaGGAAACTGGTAACTGGATGTCTTTCAGCAGCCATAGGCTGCctaccttcctctgcagctgcctcccagcGTCTGTCGTGA